The sequence CGCCGTGAGCCCTGCCGATCCGGCGGACAGCCCGGCGTCGGGAGAGATGCCCGGCGCGGGGATATCCGTAGGCGGGCCCTGCCCCGCTCCTCTGCTCGCGCGCGCCAAGATCAACTACGCCCTGCACGTCACCGGTCGGCGCGCCGACGGCTATCACCTGTTGCAAAGCCTTGTCGCCTTTGCCGAATTCGGCGACCAACTGTCGGCAGAGCGAGCTGCAGGGACAGACCATGCGCTGACGCTCACAGGCCCCTTCGCCGGCGCTCTCGCCGCCGATACAGGCGGGGATAACCCAGCGGGCGACAATCTCGTCCTACGCGCGCTTGCCGCGCTCGCCCGCGCGTTCGGCACCGCCCTTCCGCCCCTAGCCTTGACCCTCGACAAGCGCCTGCCGGTCGCCTCCGGCATCGGCGGCGGCTCGGCCGATGCGGCTGCGGCGCTGCGGCTCGGCTTCGCCGCGATGACCGGCCGCGCGGCAAGCGAGAGCGAGATGGCGCGGCTCGCGGAGATCGCCGAAACGCTCGGCGCCGACGTGCCGATGTGCCTGACCTCAAAGCCGGCGCTGGTCTCGGGCACCGGGACCGAGGTCACCCCTCTTCCCCGCTTTCCGGGCCATGCGGTGCTGCTGGCAAATCCGGGCTTACCCGTTGCAACGCCTCAGGTTTTCGCCCGGCTGGAGCGCCGGGACAACCCGCCGCTCTCCCCGCTTTCCGACCGCGACCTCGCCTCCTTCGATGCGCTGGTTGCCTGGCTGGAGCAAACGCGGAACGATCTGGAAGCACCGGCGCTCGCGCTGGCACCGCCGATCGCCGATGTGCTTGCCGCGCTGCGCGTCGCACCCGGCACGCGCCTTGCCCGCATGTCCGGATCCGGCGCGACATGCTTCGCGCTGTTCGCGGGGATAGAGGAGGCCGAGCGGGAGGCCCGAAGGCTCGCCGCGCAGCATCCCGGCTGGTGGATCCAGGCTGCGCCCGTCGCGGCGGTCGCCTGAGGCGAAACCGCACGCCTGCCCGTCGCAAATCGGCGCCAACGCGCCGTTTTTCGAAATGTCCCCGGCGCGAGAACGCGACAACACTTGGACAACCCGCGACACTCCGCTATCGCGTGGACCTGTTGTCCTCTCAGCCGGGAATCATCACTGATGAGCGCCTTCGCCCTGACCGTCACCTGCCGCTCGACCCGCGGCATCGTCGCCGCCATCTCCACCTATCTGGCGGAGCATGGTTGCAACATCACCGACAGCGCCCAGTTCGACGACCGCGAGACCGGGAATTTCTTCATGCGCGTCAGCTTCAACAGCGAGACCGGCGCGAGCCTGGACGAGCTGTCGGGCGGCTTCGCGCCCCATGCCGAGACCTTCGGAATGGACTTTTCGTTCCATGACGAGAAGGCGCAAATGAAGGTTTTAATTATGGTTTCCCGGTTCGGGCACTGCCTGAACGACATTTTGTACCGGTGGCGGATCGGCGCGCTGCCCATCGACATCGTCGGCGTGATCTCCAACCACCTCGACTACCAGAAGCTGGTGGTGAACCACGATATCCCCTTCCACTACATAAAGGTGACGAAGGATAACAAGGCGGAGGCCGAGGCGCGCCAGATGGCGATCGTCGAGGAAACCGGCGCGGAACTGGTGGTTCTGGCCCGCTACATGCAGGTGCTGTCGACGCGCATGTGCGAGGAAATGGCCGGGCGGATCATCAACATCCACCACTCTTTCCTCCCCAGCTTCAAGGGCGCCAACCCGTACAAGCAGGCCTTCGCGCGCGGCGTGAAGCTGATCGGCGCGACCTCCCACTACGTCACCAGCGACCTCGACGAGGGGCCGATCATCGAGCAGGACACGGTGCGCGTCACTCATGCCCAGTCGCCCGAGGATTACGTCTCGCTCGGCCGCGACGTGGAGAGCCAGGTGCTCGCCCGCGCCATCCACGCGCATATCCACCGCCGCGTTTTCCTCAACGGAAACAAGACGGTGGTCTTCCCGGCGAGCCCGGGCAGCTACGCGTCGGAGCGGATGGGCTGAGGGGATAACCGGCCCCACGGGGCTGGTGCCGCCACGGGGACAACCCGCCCCGCAAAGGCAAGCGGGGCGGTTGCAAATTTCGAGACGGATTTTGCAAAAACCCGTCTCGAAATCGCTCAAATTCGATAATGGCGTCGCGAAAACTCAGCTGACGCGGGCGATGCAGAATTCGACCGCCTCGGCCAGCGCCTCGCGCTGCTCGCTGGCGGGTAATCCCCGCAGCGCCTCCAGCGCCTCGGCCCCGAACGCACGGGCCCGCTCGATCGTCTCGGCGAGCGCCCCGGTCTCCTGCATGATCGCGATGGCACGGTCAAGATCGCCGTCGCGCACGTCGCGCTCTTCCAGGCAGCGGACCCAGAATTCGCGGTCCTCCGGCTTGCCCCGGCGGATGGCGAGGATAACCGGCAGGGTGATCTTGCCTTCGCGCAGGTCGTCGCCAGTGTCCTTGCCGAGATCGGCGGCCGAGCCACCATAGTCGAGCGCATCGTCGACGAGCTGAAAGGCAAGGCCGAGGGCCATGCCGTAGGAACGGGCGAGCGCGCGGTTGGCGTCGGACGCCTCGGCGATGACCGGACCGACCTCGGCGGCGGCGGCGAACAGGGCCGCCGTCTTCGCCTCGATGACCTGCATGTAGCGCTCTTCGGTAGTCTCCAGGTCCTGCGCCGCACCGAGCTGCATGACCTCGCCCTCGGCGATCACAGCCGAGGCGCTGGCCAGGATCTGCAGCGCCTCGAGCGAGCCGACATCGACCATCATCTTGAAGGCCTGGCCGAGCAGGTAGTCGCCGACCAGCACGCTTGCCTGATTGCCCCACAACTTGCGCGCCGCGAGCTTGCCGCGCCGCATGTCGCTCTCGTCGACGACATCGTCGTGCAGGAGCGTCGCCGTGTGCATGAACTCGACGCTGGCGGCCAGGCCCACATGACCGTCGCCCGCGTAGCCGAACATGTCGGCCATGGCGAGGGTCAGCATCGGCCGCAGCCGCTTGCCGCCCGACGAGATCAGGTGGCGGGCGATCTCCGGGATCAGCTCGACATTCGATCCCGCCTTGGACAGGATGAGCTGGTTGACGGCCTCCATGCCGCCGGCGGTGAGGTCGACCAGGTTCTGGATGCTGGCCGGTTCTGACCGGGTTTCGCGCAAGGGAACCACCACGCCCACGTTGAACAACCTCGTTTCGAGTAAGAGACGGCGGGACAATAGGTCCGGCCCATGCCCACGGCAAGCCGTCTTTCGCGAGACGCACCGTTGACCAAACCGCACAGATGCCGCACAGGCGCATCAGGGAATGTCGCCTCGACCGCCCTGG comes from Stappia sp. 28M-7 and encodes:
- the purU gene encoding formyltetrahydrofolate deformylase; the encoded protein is MSAFALTVTCRSTRGIVAAISTYLAEHGCNITDSAQFDDRETGNFFMRVSFNSETGASLDELSGGFAPHAETFGMDFSFHDEKAQMKVLIMVSRFGHCLNDILYRWRIGALPIDIVGVISNHLDYQKLVVNHDIPFHYIKVTKDNKAEAEARQMAIVEETGAELVVLARYMQVLSTRMCEEMAGRIINIHHSFLPSFKGANPYKQAFARGVKLIGATSHYVTSDLDEGPIIEQDTVRVTHAQSPEDYVSLGRDVESQVLARAIHAHIHRRVFLNGNKTVVFPASPGSYASERMG
- a CDS encoding polyprenyl synthetase family protein; translated protein: MGVVVPLRETRSEPASIQNLVDLTAGGMEAVNQLILSKAGSNVELIPEIARHLISSGGKRLRPMLTLAMADMFGYAGDGHVGLAASVEFMHTATLLHDDVVDESDMRRGKLAARKLWGNQASVLVGDYLLGQAFKMMVDVGSLEALQILASASAVIAEGEVMQLGAAQDLETTEERYMQVIEAKTAALFAAAAEVGPVIAEASDANRALARSYGMALGLAFQLVDDALDYGGSAADLGKDTGDDLREGKITLPVILAIRRGKPEDREFWVRCLEERDVRDGDLDRAIAIMQETGALAETIERARAFGAEALEALRGLPASEQREALAEAVEFCIARVS
- a CDS encoding 4-(cytidine 5'-diphospho)-2-C-methyl-D-erythritol kinase, with translation MPGAGISVGGPCPAPLLARAKINYALHVTGRRADGYHLLQSLVAFAEFGDQLSAERAAGTDHALTLTGPFAGALAADTGGDNPAGDNLVLRALAALARAFGTALPPLALTLDKRLPVASGIGGGSADAAAALRLGFAAMTGRAASESEMARLAEIAETLGADVPMCLTSKPALVSGTGTEVTPLPRFPGHAVLLANPGLPVATPQVFARLERRDNPPLSPLSDRDLASFDALVAWLEQTRNDLEAPALALAPPIADVLAALRVAPGTRLARMSGSGATCFALFAGIEEAEREARRLAAQHPGWWIQAAPVAAVA